A region of Pseudomonas marginalis DNA encodes the following proteins:
- a CDS encoding ABC transporter permease translates to MNNRRVPGWLLGLSGLAGLLLLWWLGVKVWGDGGGLAARFSLAATFSSLWELLGRGELYLHIVVSLKRIFVGLFLALLVGVPLGLLVGSSRNLEAATTPAFQFLRMISPLSWMPIVVMLMGVGDQPIYFLLAFAAVWPIMLNTAAGVRQLDPRWLQLSSSLSATRWETLRRVIIPGVVGHVLTGVRLAIGILWIVLVPCEMLGVSAGLGYYILDTRDRLAYSELMAMVLLIGLLGFALDALARGLHQRWVHGGSQ, encoded by the coding sequence TTGAACAACCGCAGAGTCCCGGGCTGGTTGCTCGGGTTGAGTGGCCTGGCCGGCCTGTTGTTGCTGTGGTGGCTGGGGGTGAAGGTGTGGGGCGATGGGGGCGGCCTGGCGGCGCGCTTTTCGCTGGCCGCCACCTTCAGCAGCCTGTGGGAATTGCTGGGGCGCGGTGAGCTGTATCTGCATATTGTCGTGAGCCTCAAGCGCATCTTCGTCGGGCTGTTCCTGGCCTTGCTGGTGGGGGTGCCGCTGGGGCTGCTGGTGGGCAGTTCGCGCAACCTGGAAGCGGCGACCACGCCGGCCTTCCAGTTTCTGCGGATGATCTCGCCGCTGTCCTGGATGCCCATCGTGGTGATGCTGATGGGGGTAGGGGACCAACCGATCTACTTCCTGCTGGCGTTTGCTGCGGTGTGGCCGATCATGCTCAACACCGCCGCCGGCGTGCGCCAGCTCGACCCGCGCTGGCTGCAGTTGAGCAGCAGCCTGAGCGCCACGCGCTGGGAAACCTTGCGCCGGGTGATCATCCCCGGCGTGGTGGGGCACGTGCTGACTGGCGTGCGGCTGGCCATTGGGATCCTGTGGATCGTGCTGGTGCCGTGCGAAATGCTCGGGGTCAGCGCGGGGCTTGGCTACTACATCCTGGATACCCGTGATCGCCTGGCCTATTCGGAACTGATGGCGATGGTATTGCTGATCGGGCTGCTGGGGTTTGCCCTGGATGCGCTTGCACGCGGGTTGCATCAGCGGTGGGTGCATGGGGGGAGCCAGTGA
- a CDS encoding ABC transporter substrate-binding protein gives MCLDDLTHSRRDFLKLSAVLSAAGALPLLSSLQARAASEPDAPVRIGYLPITDATPLLVAHNNGLFEAEGIKAERPVLLRSWAQVIEAFISGQVNVIHLLSPMTVWARYGSQVPAKVVAWNHVGGSGLTVAPGITEVKQLGGKSVAIPFWYSIHNVVVQQLFRDNGLTPVARAAGSAIGANEVNLIVLPPSDMPPALASQRIDGYIVAEPFNALAENLKVGRVQRFTGDVWRNHACCVVFMHEHDLNNRPEWSQKVVNAIVKAQVWTRDNRAEAVKLLSKDGPNRYTPHAEPVLSKVLAPAAADRAAYLADGAIRHADWDEHRIDFQPYPFPSYTEELVRRLKDTLIEGDKKFLADLDPAFVAKDLVDDRFVRNAIEAVGGMGTFGLPEGFERTEEIGV, from the coding sequence ATGTGCCTGGATGACCTGACCCACTCGCGCCGTGACTTTCTCAAACTTTCCGCAGTCCTCAGTGCCGCCGGCGCCTTGCCGCTGCTGAGCAGCCTGCAGGCCCGCGCCGCCAGCGAGCCGGATGCGCCGGTGCGCATCGGCTACCTGCCGATCACCGACGCGACGCCCTTGCTGGTGGCGCATAACAACGGCCTGTTCGAAGCCGAAGGCATCAAGGCCGAGCGCCCGGTATTGCTGCGCAGTTGGGCGCAGGTGATCGAGGCGTTTATCTCCGGGCAAGTCAACGTGATTCACTTGCTGTCGCCGATGACCGTGTGGGCACGCTATGGCAGCCAGGTGCCGGCCAAGGTGGTGGCGTGGAACCATGTGGGCGGTTCGGGGCTCACCGTGGCACCAGGCATTACCGAGGTGAAGCAACTGGGCGGCAAGTCGGTGGCGATCCCGTTCTGGTATTCGATCCATAACGTGGTGGTGCAGCAACTGTTCCGCGACAACGGCCTGACCCCGGTGGCGCGTGCCGCCGGCAGTGCGATCGGCGCCAATGAGGTCAACCTGATCGTGCTGCCGCCTTCGGACATGCCGCCGGCCCTGGCCAGCCAGCGCATCGACGGCTATATCGTCGCCGAGCCGTTCAACGCCCTGGCGGAGAACCTCAAGGTCGGGCGTGTGCAGCGGTTTACCGGCGACGTGTGGCGCAATCACGCGTGCTGCGTGGTGTTCATGCACGAACACGACCTGAACAATCGCCCGGAGTGGTCGCAGAAAGTCGTGAATGCGATCGTCAAGGCCCAGGTGTGGACCCGTGATAACCGCGCAGAGGCGGTGAAACTGCTGTCCAAGGACGGCCCGAACCGCTACACGCCACATGCCGAGCCGGTGTTGAGCAAAGTCCTGGCGCCAGCCGCTGCCGACCGCGCGGCCTACCTGGCCGATGGCGCGATCCGGCATGCCGACTGGGACGAGCACCGCATCGACTTCCAGCCCTATCCATTCCCCAGCTACACCGAGGAATTGGTGCGACGTTTGAAGGACACGCTGATCGAGGGGGACAAGAAATTCCTCGCCGATCTGGACCCGGCCTTTGTCGCCAAGGATCTGGTGGATGACCGCTTTGTGCGCAACGCCATCGAAGCGGTGGGCGGCATGGGCACCTTCGGCTTGCCCGAGGGCTTTGAGCGGACCGAGGAGATTGGCGTTTGA
- a CDS encoding ABC transporter ATP-binding protein — protein sequence MSPVVLSARGIGLGYAGGPVLQGFDLQLQRGEVVSILGPSGVGKSSLLRVLAGLQAPQDGKVQVLGEPLNGPHPRVAVAFQDPSLLPWLSLEKNVAFGLDFARQPHLGADERLRRVDHAIAAVGLEHARQQFPAQLSGGMAQRTALARCLARQPQVLLLDEPFGALDEVTRADMQHLLLKVNREQGSAAVLITHDIDEALLLSDRILLLGNRPARTLGEWRIDLPQPREEQVEAIGALRIEILKTLRQASRPQPQPLDLLEPSHVPG from the coding sequence GTGAGCCCGGTGGTATTGAGTGCCCGGGGCATTGGCCTGGGGTACGCCGGCGGCCCGGTGCTGCAAGGCTTCGACCTGCAATTGCAGCGCGGTGAAGTGGTGTCGATCCTGGGGCCCAGCGGGGTCGGCAAGTCCAGCCTGTTGCGGGTGCTTGCCGGCTTGCAGGCGCCCCAGGATGGCAAGGTGCAGGTGTTGGGCGAGCCGTTGAACGGACCCCATCCACGTGTCGCCGTAGCGTTCCAGGACCCCAGCCTGCTGCCCTGGTTGAGCCTGGAAAAGAACGTCGCGTTCGGCCTGGATTTCGCCCGCCAGCCGCACCTCGGCGCTGATGAGCGCCTCCGGCGCGTCGACCACGCCATCGCGGCGGTTGGTCTGGAGCACGCCCGCCAGCAATTTCCGGCGCAGCTGTCCGGCGGCATGGCCCAGCGCACCGCGTTGGCTCGTTGCCTGGCACGCCAGCCCCAGGTGCTGTTGCTGGATGAGCCCTTCGGTGCGCTGGATGAAGTGACCCGTGCCGATATGCAGCACCTGTTGCTCAAGGTCAACCGTGAGCAGGGTTCGGCGGCGGTGTTGATCACCCATGACATCGACGAAGCGCTGCTGTTGTCCGACCGCATCCTGCTGCTGGGCAACCGCCCGGCGCGGACGCTGGGCGAATGGCGCATCGACCTGCCGCAACCACGGGAAGAACAGGTGGAAGCCATCGGCGCGCTGCGCATCGAGATTCTTAAAACCCTACGGCAGGCGAGCCGCCCTCAACCCCAACCCCTTGACCTGCTGGAGCCCAGCCATGTGCCTGGATGA
- a CDS encoding acyl-CoA dehydrogenase family protein: protein MLDPILSRWLDVQAQALDVGSCDPQEVLPRLAEANILRIGVPKAFGGLGGDVAGAVEAIANVASHSLAAAFVCWGQRSFIEYLLQSPNERLREQLLPDLLSGRLAGATGLSNAMKFLSGIETLQISAEPNDHGWTLNGRLHWVTNLRKNGFVAAAAVEHAGGGAPFILAIPDSVAGLQRSGDLELLGLQSSNTAALGLEGVELSREWLLHEDARKFLPAVRPAFLGLQCGMSIGLARRSLAEVAHHLGAARTVLREELEGLRGTLDHLVTELQNGLLAGRFAAEPVALFKLRIGLAETAASAVQLELQASGGKAYLTAHGSGFARRWRESAFVPIVTPSLVQLRTELQRQANL from the coding sequence ATGCTTGACCCGATCTTGAGCCGTTGGCTCGATGTTCAAGCGCAGGCCCTGGATGTGGGCAGTTGCGATCCCCAGGAAGTGCTGCCACGGCTGGCAGAGGCCAACATACTGCGTATCGGTGTGCCAAAAGCCTTCGGCGGCTTGGGCGGCGATGTGGCCGGCGCCGTCGAGGCCATCGCCAATGTCGCCAGCCATTCGTTGGCCGCGGCGTTTGTGTGCTGGGGCCAGCGCTCGTTTATCGAGTATTTGCTGCAGAGCCCGAATGAGCGGCTGCGCGAGCAATTGCTGCCGGACCTGCTCAGCGGCAGGCTGGCGGGGGCGACCGGTTTGTCGAATGCGATGAAGTTCCTGTCGGGCATCGAGACGCTGCAGATCAGCGCCGAGCCGAACGACCATGGCTGGACCCTCAACGGTCGCCTGCACTGGGTGACCAACCTGCGCAAGAACGGCTTTGTCGCGGCAGCGGCGGTGGAGCATGCCGGTGGTGGCGCGCCGTTTATCCTGGCGATTCCGGATTCGGTGGCGGGCCTGCAACGTTCCGGCGACCTGGAGCTGCTCGGCCTGCAATCGAGCAACACCGCAGCCCTGGGCCTTGAAGGTGTCGAGCTGAGTCGCGAGTGGTTGCTGCATGAGGATGCACGCAAGTTCCTGCCGGCCGTGCGCCCGGCGTTCCTGGGTTTGCAGTGCGGTATGTCGATCGGCCTGGCCCGGCGCTCGCTGGCGGAAGTCGCCCATCACCTGGGCGCGGCCCGCACGGTGTTGCGCGAAGAACTCGAAGGGTTGCGCGGGACCTTGGATCACCTGGTGACCGAGCTGCAGAATGGCCTGCTCGCCGGGCGCTTCGCCGCTGAGCCGGTGGCGCTGTTCAAGTTGCGCATCGGCCTGGCCGAAACCGCCGCCAGCGCGGTGCAGCTGGAACTGCAGGCCAGCGGCGGCAAGGCCTACCTCACGGCCCATGGCAGTGGGTTTGCGCGGCGCTGGCGGGAGTCGGCGTTTGTGCCGATCGTTACGCCCAGCCTGGTGCAATTGCGCACCGAGTTGCAACGCCAGGCCAACCTGTGA
- a CDS encoding carboxymuconolactone decarboxylase family protein yields the protein MSRVPLLTPQTAPPAAKPLLENALKASGFIPNLLAVLANAPAALETYITVSGLNAKAELSLADREVVQLIAATTHGCDFCVAGHTAVARNKAKLPEEVIDALRQRGELPNARYETLAAFTREVIATRGDVSDAGFEAFRAAGYTEGQALEVILGVSLATLCNFANVFARTPLNPELAQYRWEKPAS from the coding sequence ATGTCCCGTGTACCGCTGCTCACCCCGCAAACCGCGCCACCCGCCGCCAAGCCGCTGCTGGAAAATGCGCTGAAAGCCTCGGGTTTCATCCCCAATCTGCTGGCCGTGTTGGCCAATGCCCCGGCGGCGCTGGAAACCTACATCACCGTCTCGGGCCTGAACGCCAAGGCCGAGCTGAGCCTGGCCGATCGCGAAGTGGTGCAGTTGATTGCCGCCACCACCCACGGCTGCGATTTCTGCGTCGCCGGCCACACCGCCGTGGCGCGCAACAAGGCCAAGCTGCCGGAAGAGGTGATCGACGCCCTGCGCCAGCGCGGCGAATTGCCCAATGCCCGTTATGAGACACTCGCTGCCTTTACCCGGGAAGTCATTGCCACCCGTGGCGATGTCAGCGATGCCGGTTTCGAGGCGTTCCGCGCCGCCGGTTACACCGAAGGCCAGGCCCTGGAAGTTATTTTGGGGGTGAGCCTGGCAACCCTGTGCAACTTCGCTAACGTGTTTGCCCGTACCCCGCTGAACCCGGAGCTGGCGCAATACCGTTGGGAAAAACCGGCCAGCTGA
- a CDS encoding AraC family transcriptional regulator has translation MNSSSALVDWLLDSLELNTSLFHVGRYCGDWHASTHGLARASFHLIVQGECWLHIAGEPTPVELNNGDAVFLLRDLEYRLSGEATAAGARECPRRPMLPLDSSASDGVGLVCGFFHFQSGLSAMIVDTLPAWIVLRAGDPSLTAARNLFELILQECQRDPAPSAALLERLCHLLFLYVLRQQVLDNNQLGGLAALGRQPAFANLLEHLIARPADAWTLESMAGCTGLSRSAFFKRFTELCGQSPGQVLLMMRMRHACQLFKQDQTVADVAVAVGYQSVAAFTRAFHKVTGQQPGAYRKAQA, from the coding sequence ATGAATTCTTCCAGTGCCCTTGTCGATTGGTTATTAGACAGCCTCGAACTCAACACCAGCCTGTTCCATGTCGGGCGCTATTGCGGCGATTGGCATGCCAGCACCCACGGCCTGGCGCGAGCGAGTTTCCACCTGATCGTGCAGGGCGAGTGCTGGCTGCATATCGCCGGCGAACCCACGCCCGTCGAGTTGAACAACGGCGACGCGGTGTTCCTGCTCCGTGACCTTGAGTATCGGTTGTCCGGAGAAGCCACGGCGGCCGGCGCGCGGGAATGTCCGCGACGCCCGATGCTGCCCCTGGACAGCAGCGCCAGTGACGGCGTGGGGCTGGTGTGCGGGTTCTTTCACTTCCAGTCGGGCTTGTCGGCGATGATCGTCGATACCCTGCCCGCGTGGATCGTCCTGCGGGCCGGCGACCCCTCGCTGACGGCCGCCCGCAACCTGTTCGAGCTGATCCTGCAGGAGTGCCAGCGCGACCCGGCGCCTTCCGCGGCCTTGCTCGAGCGCCTGTGCCACCTGTTGTTCCTGTATGTACTGCGCCAGCAAGTGCTCGATAACAACCAACTCGGTGGCCTGGCCGCGCTGGGTCGCCAGCCGGCATTCGCGAACCTGCTGGAACACCTGATTGCTCGCCCGGCAGACGCCTGGACCCTGGAAAGCATGGCGGGCTGCACCGGCTTGTCGCGCTCGGCGTTTTTCAAGCGCTTCACTGAATTGTGCGGGCAGTCGCCCGGCCAGGTGCTGCTGATGATGCGCATGCGCCACGCCTGCCAATTGTTCAAGCAGGACCAGACGGTCGCGGATGTCGCAGTGGCGGTGGGTTATCAGTCTGTGGCGGCGTTTACCCGAGCCTTCCACAAAGTGACCGGGCAGCAACCCGGCGCTTATCGCAAGGCCCAGGCCTAG
- a CDS encoding LysR family transcriptional regulator, translating to MDRFNAMRVFTRIVELGGFAKAADSLQLPRASVTILIKQLEAHLGVQLLQRTTRQVSPTLDGAAYYQRCVQLLTDLEETEAVFSTRRQNPRGTLSVDMPSGIGRLIVIPALPAFTARYPQIELDIGLNDRPVDLIREGVDCVLRGGPALDESLVARPLAMMDQLTLASPVYLERMGIPAGLDDLANHQMVEYVSTASGKRFGLEFLVDNAVHSIQLPKRVAVNSSDGYFAACEAGYGLIQAPHYHAMRQLAEGRLVPVLAQLPVPKMALTALYPPHRQLSQRVRVFVDWLVELCGRPGTGLQR from the coding sequence TTGGATCGTTTTAACGCCATGCGTGTGTTTACCCGGATTGTCGAGTTGGGTGGATTTGCCAAGGCCGCCGACAGCCTGCAACTGCCGCGCGCGTCGGTGACCATCCTGATCAAGCAACTGGAAGCGCACCTGGGCGTGCAGTTGCTGCAGCGCACCACGCGCCAGGTCAGCCCGACCCTGGACGGCGCTGCGTATTACCAGCGTTGCGTACAGCTGCTCACCGATCTGGAGGAAACCGAGGCGGTGTTCTCCACCCGCCGCCAGAACCCACGCGGCACCTTGAGCGTGGATATGCCCTCGGGGATCGGGCGCTTGATTGTGATTCCCGCGTTGCCGGCGTTCACCGCGCGCTATCCGCAGATCGAATTGGACATCGGCCTGAACGACCGCCCGGTGGACCTGATCCGCGAAGGTGTGGATTGCGTGCTGCGCGGCGGTCCGGCCCTGGATGAGTCGCTGGTGGCCAGGCCTTTGGCAATGATGGACCAGTTGACCCTGGCGAGTCCTGTGTACCTGGAGCGCATGGGCATACCGGCGGGCCTCGACGACCTGGCCAATCACCAGATGGTCGAGTATGTCTCCACGGCCAGTGGCAAGCGGTTCGGCCTGGAGTTCCTGGTCGACAACGCCGTGCACTCGATCCAGTTGCCCAAGCGCGTGGCGGTCAACAGCTCCGATGGTTATTTCGCTGCGTGCGAAGCCGGCTATGGCCTGATTCAGGCGCCGCACTATCATGCGATGCGGCAACTGGCCGAGGGCCGCCTGGTGCCCGTGCTGGCGCAGTTGCCGGTGCCGAAAATGGCGCTGACGGCGCTGTATCCGCCCCATCGCCAGTTGTCACAGCGGGTGAGGGTGTTTGTGGATTGGCTGGTTGAGCTGTGTGGTCGGCCGGGCACCGGTTTGCAACGCTAG
- a CDS encoding aldo/keto reductase — MHTRQLGKNGPHVSAIGLGCMGMSDFYTPGTDTTEATATLHRALELGVNFLDTADMYGPHTNEQLIGKAIAGKRDQVFLASKFGIVRDPANSAVRGVNGRPEYIRDAINGTLQRLGVDTLDLYYQHRIDPQVAIEETVGAMAELVQQGKVRYLGLSEASAATLERAHKVHPISALQSEYSLWSRDQESNGCLAACQRLGIAFVPYSPLGRGFLTGALKSPEDFDADDYRRANPRFQGENFAKNLQLVKQVQTLAADKGVTAGQLALAWVLAQGDFIIPIPGTKQRKYLQENVAAVSIRLGAAELAALERIFPADASAGLRYPAEVMAMLDI; from the coding sequence ATGCACACTCGTCAACTCGGTAAGAACGGTCCCCACGTCAGTGCCATCGGCCTCGGCTGCATGGGCATGAGTGACTTCTATACCCCCGGCACCGACACCACGGAGGCCACTGCCACCCTGCATCGCGCCTTGGAGTTGGGCGTCAATTTTCTGGATACCGCCGATATGTACGGCCCCCACACCAATGAGCAACTGATCGGCAAAGCCATTGCCGGCAAACGTGACCAAGTGTTCCTGGCGAGCAAGTTCGGCATTGTGCGTGACCCGGCCAATTCGGCGGTGCGTGGAGTGAACGGTCGCCCCGAGTACATTCGCGATGCCATCAACGGTACCTTGCAGCGCCTGGGCGTGGACACCCTGGACCTGTACTACCAGCACCGAATCGACCCGCAGGTGGCCATCGAAGAAACCGTCGGTGCCATGGCCGAGCTGGTGCAGCAAGGCAAGGTGCGTTACCTGGGGCTGAGCGAAGCATCCGCCGCCACGCTGGAGCGCGCCCATAAGGTGCACCCGATCAGCGCCCTGCAAAGCGAATATTCCCTGTGGAGCCGCGACCAGGAAAGCAACGGCTGCCTCGCGGCCTGCCAACGCCTGGGGATTGCGTTTGTGCCTTACAGCCCGCTGGGCCGAGGCTTCCTGACGGGCGCACTGAAAAGCCCGGAGGATTTCGATGCCGATGACTACCGCCGCGCCAACCCACGCTTCCAGGGCGAGAACTTCGCGAAGAACCTGCAACTGGTCAAGCAGGTTCAAACCCTCGCGGCAGACAAAGGCGTCACTGCCGGGCAACTGGCGCTGGCGTGGGTGTTGGCACAAGGCGACTTCATTATTCCGATTCCTGGCACCAAGCAGCGCAAGTACCTGCAGGAGAACGTGGCGGCCGTGTCGATCCGACTCGGCGCGGCTGAACTGGCGGCACTGGAGAGGATCTTTCCGGCCGATGCAAGTGCCGGCCTGCGCTATCCCGCAGAGGTGATGGCCATGCTGGATATCTGA
- a CDS encoding M91 family zinc metallopeptidase: MLSALAHSLTSGLYAQLPQPFAETNASHFTPPTDLTPGIVNRRTHTLLVDGDTKISRVVDWNPDDLKGPKILTSYLHVETGNAADRIHVRSWSVDKLQIFINDKPHLVDINTKERSEHELFIDSHGGDDTVIIDDDVKLRVSVKGGDGNDYLQAGGGRSRLFGGAGNDILQVGSGLGYAEGNDGDDTIMGGPGNGVMYGNKGKDLLIAGFGPSTRQTYLDGGDDNDVLLAGSGHTVAHGGNGDDVLAGYERTTFYTGKGNDTIWNNQPKDLIYAKARDGFDRTRGSTFTEVKPSNAGNLGFSVETPPETPEEDAQAFKQRVADDFEFLRSSPIGQQALKQMDELAVANGGKVTIKPIGNGGTQYVPGSSELDELTPEERESAEAGTYGHITDGVPGFRVTRGIIHYDSPSIIENAERTHTIVPVTGLAHEINHAYTYATGTTEHGYTREAPGDDGLVENGERQVIGLPYVEEPSEDGTPPSTSARVTNPKHFTENALNAEMGKPLRQSYLWTPSPQGRGE, encoded by the coding sequence ATGCTATCTGCACTTGCCCATTCCCTGACATCCGGACTCTACGCCCAACTCCCCCAGCCTTTCGCTGAAACAAACGCTTCGCACTTCACCCCTCCCACCGACCTGACGCCAGGCATCGTGAACCGCCGCACCCACACGCTGCTTGTCGACGGTGACACCAAAATCAGCAGGGTCGTTGACTGGAACCCAGATGACCTCAAGGGACCGAAGATCCTGACCAGTTATCTCCACGTGGAAACCGGTAATGCCGCCGACCGTATCCACGTGCGCAGTTGGTCGGTGGACAAGCTGCAGATCTTCATCAACGATAAACCGCATTTAGTCGATATCAATACAAAGGAAAGAAGCGAGCACGAGCTTTTCATCGACAGCCACGGCGGTGACGACACGGTCATCATCGACGATGACGTCAAGCTTCGCGTGAGCGTGAAAGGCGGCGACGGCAACGATTATCTCCAGGCGGGCGGAGGTCGCAGCAGGCTTTTCGGAGGGGCTGGCAACGATATCCTGCAGGTGGGCAGCGGCCTGGGTTATGCCGAGGGCAACGACGGCGATGACACAATCATGGGAGGTCCCGGCAATGGCGTAATGTACGGTAATAAAGGCAAGGACCTGCTCATTGCAGGCTTTGGCCCCTCCACCAGGCAGACCTATCTGGACGGTGGCGACGACAACGATGTACTTCTTGCAGGCAGCGGACATACCGTTGCACATGGGGGCAATGGCGATGACGTCCTTGCAGGGTACGAGCGCACGACCTTCTACACCGGCAAAGGAAACGACACTATCTGGAACAACCAGCCCAAGGACCTTATCTACGCCAAGGCCAGGGATGGTTTCGACCGCACCAGGGGTTCGACTTTCACCGAAGTGAAGCCAAGCAATGCCGGCAACCTGGGATTCAGTGTAGAAACTCCCCCTGAGACCCCGGAGGAGGACGCACAGGCTTTCAAGCAGCGCGTCGCCGACGATTTTGAATTTCTGCGCAGTTCACCCATAGGGCAACAAGCACTCAAACAAATGGATGAGCTCGCGGTGGCAAATGGCGGCAAGGTTACCATCAAGCCGATCGGTAACGGCGGTACCCAATACGTTCCTGGCAGTAGTGAACTGGATGAATTGACGCCCGAGGAGCGCGAAAGCGCAGAAGCCGGAACCTACGGGCATATCACGGATGGCGTTCCCGGTTTCCGCGTCACTCGCGGCATCATTCACTATGACTCGCCATCTATTATCGAAAACGCCGAGCGTACCCACACAATTGTGCCCGTAACCGGTCTCGCCCATGAGATAAACCACGCCTACACCTACGCAACCGGTACAACCGAACATGGGTACACCCGCGAAGCGCCGGGGGACGACGGCCTTGTCGAGAATGGTGAACGTCAAGTCATCGGTTTACCCTACGTTGAAGAACCTTCCGAGGACGGCACCCCTCCCTCGACATCAGCGCGTGTAACCAATCCGAAACACTTCACCGAGAACGCCCTGAATGCAGAAATGGGCAAACCCTTGAGGCAGTCCTACTTATGGACACCCAGCCCTCAAGGTCGCGGCGAGTGA
- a CDS encoding methyl-accepting chemotaxis protein — protein sequence MPPLRSIQARYTLFLVLFVLVLFVLTVVGIGQLVAPTLRHTEEQVVLNRISEVAEQIQGELNKVQSQQRTITQTIPLLDSDAIDKVLPGLVDQYGELKVFGGGIWPLPNQRTPGRNKHSTFWHRDASGKLAVNTFWNSDPAPNYYDQSWYKGGLASPRGQCAWAAAYKDDASQEPRTNCAMAIQRDGAAYGVATIDVTLGFFNELVASKEKDIGGQMLIVEGDGKIISNSTRLSSPVVLKNISELTGTSAFAAQVSKALAHRDQALQRNEFDNQGVASTFYMRPIEGTPWFLATALPTSLITAQRDDVLGSLALLQIPMVLLLVLLAVYAIRQLVQRMKILKTNIDALSTGDADLTRRITIRAEDELGAIGHSVNRFIVYLQDMIGEVTQATGAMSSGLEQLQHTSAHTNSILVRHASETDQTVTAITEMSSTADTVAQNAAQTASFTQRANEHADRSRVVVGEASTSVSALIGEVASATHTVENMRQDAARITETLGVIGAIAGQTNLLALNAAIEAARAGEQGRGFAVVADEIRALAARTQASTSQINEMLARLTTGVSSSVAAMENTQASCQSAADATARVNTGLDEMAGSVSHINDLSTQIATAAEQQSAVTEEINRSMVHIRHMVEELVQSGHATQTNTQSLLDANGRVIALMGRFKVR from the coding sequence ATGCCCCCACTGCGTTCCATCCAAGCCCGCTATACCCTGTTCCTGGTGCTGTTCGTCCTGGTGTTGTTCGTGTTGACGGTCGTCGGCATCGGCCAACTGGTCGCGCCCACGCTGCGCCATACCGAGGAACAGGTGGTGCTCAACCGCATCAGTGAGGTGGCCGAGCAGATCCAGGGCGAACTCAACAAGGTTCAGTCCCAGCAACGCACCATCACCCAGACCATTCCCCTGCTCGACAGCGATGCCATCGACAAGGTCCTGCCGGGCCTGGTCGACCAATATGGTGAGCTGAAGGTCTTCGGCGGCGGTATCTGGCCGCTGCCCAACCAGCGCACGCCGGGTCGCAACAAGCACAGCACCTTCTGGCACCGCGATGCCTCGGGCAAGCTGGCAGTGAACACCTTCTGGAACAGCGACCCCGCCCCCAACTATTACGACCAGAGCTGGTACAAGGGCGGTCTCGCATCGCCACGCGGCCAATGTGCCTGGGCCGCGGCCTACAAGGACGACGCCAGCCAGGAGCCGCGCACCAACTGCGCCATGGCGATCCAGCGTGACGGCGCGGCGTACGGCGTGGCCACCATCGACGTGACCCTGGGCTTCTTCAACGAACTGGTAGCCAGCAAGGAAAAGGACATCGGCGGGCAAATGCTGATCGTCGAAGGCGATGGCAAGATCATCAGCAACAGCACGCGCCTGAGCAGCCCGGTGGTATTGAAGAACATCAGTGAATTGACCGGCACCTCGGCCTTTGCCGCCCAGGTCAGCAAGGCCCTGGCCCATCGCGACCAAGCCTTGCAGCGCAACGAGTTCGACAACCAGGGCGTGGCCAGCACCTTCTACATGCGCCCCATCGAAGGCACGCCGTGGTTCCTCGCCACCGCCCTGCCCACCTCGCTGATCACCGCCCAGCGCGATGACGTACTCGGCAGCCTGGCCCTGTTGCAGATCCCCATGGTGTTGCTGCTGGTGCTGCTGGCGGTGTATGCGATCCGCCAATTGGTGCAGCGCATGAAAATCCTGAAGACCAACATCGACGCACTGTCCACCGGCGATGCCGACCTGACGCGGCGCATCACCATCCGCGCCGAAGACGAACTGGGCGCCATCGGCCATTCGGTGAACCGCTTTATCGTCTACCTGCAAGACATGATCGGCGAAGTGACCCAGGCCACTGGCGCCATGTCATCGGGCCTTGAGCAATTGCAGCACACCTCGGCCCACACCAACAGCATCCTGGTGCGCCACGCCTCGGAGACCGACCAGACCGTCACCGCCATCACCGAGATGAGTTCCACCGCCGACACAGTGGCGCAAAACGCCGCGCAAACCGCTTCGTTCACCCAGCGCGCCAACGAACACGCCGACCGCTCCCGCGTGGTGGTGGGTGAAGCGTCCACCAGCGTCAGTGCGCTGATCGGCGAGGTCGCCAGTGCCACTCACACCGTCGAGAACATGCGCCAGGACGCCGCGCGCATCACCGAAACCCTCGGCGTGATCGGCGCGATTGCCGGCCAGACCAACCTGCTGGCCCTCAACGCCGCGATTGAAGCCGCGCGGGCCGGCGAGCAGGGTCGTGGTTTTGCGGTGGTGGCCGACGAAATCCGCGCCCTGGCGGCGCGTACCCAGGCCAGCACTTCGCAGATCAATGAAATGCTCGCACGCCTGACCACCGGTGTCAGTTCGTCGGTGGCGGCCATGGAAAACACCCAGGCCAGTTGTCAGTCGGCGGCGGATGCCACGGCACGGGTGAACACCGGCCTCGACGAGATGGCCGGTTCGGTCAGCCATATCAATGACCTCAGCACCCAGATCGCCACCGCTGCCGAACAGCAAAGCGCGGTGACCGAGGAGATCAACCGCAGCATGGTGCATATCCGACATATGGTCGAAGAGCTGGTGCAGAGCGGCCATGCCACGCAAACCAATACACAAAGCCTGCTGGACGCCAATGGCCGGGTGATTGCGTTGATGGGCCGGTTCAAGGTGCGCTGA